In Daucus carota subsp. sativus chromosome 4, DH1 v3.0, whole genome shotgun sequence, one DNA window encodes the following:
- the LOC108218356 gene encoding uncharacterized protein LOC108218356 isoform X2, with translation MVPFSVTASTQIRYLLESVNDSNFDSVFQELCEFIEYGTQESILVLQTCFDQLAMHAKEYKNMQLEPIFVSVFRNILNRPNFSTLLCQSLRSVSVNEEFLESLCKALQLAAPERIVIGLALSESENLDVRMCGKSFCINQIAQLCSNNESLESAEQIQNVIIFLNQSEGLSEHVDSFMEILSLVNLKEDSEFILSPLITDELREAKFFRNLDMLNDGSESEFDTILADMEKELSMADLMTEFGYGCTVNVPQCKEMLSLFLPLTEATVAKIFGTVVRTSAGLDSYHQNTYLTFCSAITGSSLSDLPHVDSWNVDVLIESIKQLAPGINWIKVFENLDHEGFYIPNEASFAILMSIYRYACQELFPLHAVCGSVWMNTEGQLSFLKHAVSAPPEVFSFAHSGRQLAYIDAVNDHKFHPGHANHAWLCLDLVEVLCQLAERGHAGSVRSMLEYPLKHCPDILLLGMASINTVYNLLQYEVYSSVFPELLISSTGATVILHLWHVNPSLLLRGFMDAFSMDSSNMIRVLELCHELKILSLVLEMVPFSFGIRMAALASRKELVDLEKWLNTNLVTYKDTLFEECLKFIKEVQISTQDTPPTRFDQSGSLWNIYSETIPTFLKVLQANTSSISSRSLCEEIEKLNVTVMHSNIRVVNPNGTDSTTADGYAEDIETEINSYFHQMFSGQLAVDTMIQMLARYKESSEKREQSIFECMIANLFEEYKFFSKYPERQLKIAAVLFGSLIKHQLVTHLTLGIALRAVLDALRKPADSKMFVFGTKALEQFVDRLIEWPQYCNHILQISHLRGTHSELVAFIERALARISSSHSESDLGHVAAVDQHHNPISAAHAEGPSFPSTGSSSMQIASSSSVQLQQRQQGSLEERNKASPPLSSYMKPALSSSTNASVTSSDTSSTLKSTANPVLSSTTGFLRTTRSTTSARFGSALNIETLVAAAERRETPIQAPASEIQDKISFIINNLSPANAETKAREFSEFFQEQYYPWFAQYLVMKRASIEPNFHDLYLKFLDKVNSKPLNKEIVQATYENCKVLLGSELIKSSSEERSLLKNLGSWLGKITIGRNQVLRAREIDPKSLIIEAYEKGLMIALIPFTSKILEPCHNSLAYQPPNPWTMGILALLTEIYAMPNLKMNLKFDIEVLFKNLAVDMKDVTPSSLLKDRPRETEGNPDFSNKDVAPSQASIVGDVKPGVSSTLNQVELPHDVASPAHPTAHSHLLSQYAASVHLSAPTLEDDKVAPFVLSDQLPSAQGLLQVQSPFTVSQLPTPASNIEQQVVVNPKLHTLGLQRHFQSVLPAVMDRSIKEIVSSIVQRSVSIATQTTKELVLKDYAMESDETRIRNAAHLMVASLAGSLAHVTCKEPLRASIISHLRSSVQGLTLANELLEQAVQLVANDNLDLGCAHIEQAATEKAIQTIDGEIAQQLSIRRKQREGVGPAFFDTSLYTQGHMGVLPEALRPKPGRLSHSQQRVYEDFVRLPWQNQSSQTSNISPVGPSTSVSSALSQAYGSASGQLNSGPYSTLGNTGMGSVAHSLDLGSEELDAGPPKQLSVSTMPSGLAEGVVQQNFESDAIPVSYPSASASELQSAEPTIVSKESGASVQALPSTSTSERLGSSISEPSLTTGDALDKYQLVSEKLESLVTIDGTEADIQAIVSEVPGIILRCISRDEAALAVAQKVFKGLYENESNNAHVGAHLAILSAIRDVSKLVVKELTSWVIYSDEDRKFNIDITVGLIRSDLLNLAEYNVHMAKLLDAGRNKAATDFAVSLIQTLVMSNSKVISELHHLVDALAKLAARPGSPESLQQLVEIARNPSASAASLSGLAVGKDDNLRHSRDRKQTTGLSAASREEYNLLDSVEPDPVGFRNQVSMLFAEWYQICELPGAKDAASAHFVLQLLQSGLLKGDDMLDKFFRLLMELSVSHCLQSHQQTQPLSFLAIDIYAALVFSILKFFPADQGSSKLSLLSKVLAVTVRTIHKDAEEKKTSFNPRPYFRLFINWLLDLTTLEPVTDGANLQVLIALANAFHALQPLKIPAFSYAWLELVSHRSFMPKLLTGNPQKGWPFFQRLLVDLFQFLEPFLRNAELGEPVHFLYKGSLRVLLVLLHDFPEFLCDYHFSFCDVIPPSCIQMRNIILSAFPRNMRLPDPSTPNLKIDLLAEITQAPRILSEVDAALRAKQIKSDVDEFLKTKQQGSSFLSELKQKLLLPPSDAARAGTRYNVPLMNSLVLYVGMQAIQQLQARTPPHAQGSVSLAAFHVGAALDIFQLLITELDTEGRYLFLNAVANQLRYPNNHTHYFSFILLYLFAESNQEVIQEQITRVLLERLIVNRPHPWGLLITFIELIKNPRYNFWSRSFTRCAPEIEKLFESVSRSCGGPKPVEEGVVSGGLADMH, from the exons ATGGTTCCTTTTTCAGTTACGGCGTCTACCCAGATTCGGTATCTGCTCGAAAGCGTCAATGATTCGAACTTTGACTCTGTGTTTCAAGAATTGTGTGAG TTCATTGAATATGGAACCCAGGAAAGCATATTGGTGCTCCAAACCTGCTTTGACCAATTGGCTATGCATGCAAAAGAATATAAGAACATGCAACTGGAACCTATATTCGTATCAGTTTTTAGAAACATTTTGAATAGGCCAAACTTCAGCACACTATTGTGTCAGTCACTTAGAAGTGTGTCAGTTAATGAAGAGTTCTTGGAGAGTCTCTGCAAGGCCTTGCAACTAGCAGCACCTGAAAGAATCGTTATAGGTCTTGCTCTATCAGAATCTGAAAACCTTGACGTCAGAATGTGTG GGAAGAGTTTCTGCATAAATCAAATTGCACAGCTATGTTCTAATAATGAATCGCTGGAATCTGCTGAGCAAATTCAAAACGTTATCATTTTCCTCAATCAATCTGAAGGACTTTCAGAGCATGTGGATTCATTTATGGAAATACTGTCACTAGTTAATTTGAAGGAGGATTCTGAGTTTATCCTATCTCCTTTGATCACAGATGAATTGCGTGAAGCCAAATTTTTCAG GAATTTGGACATGCTCAATGATGGCTCTGAAAGTGAGTTTGATACTATCTTGGCTGATATGGAGAAAGAATTAAGTATGGCTGACCTGATGACAGAATTTGGTTATGGTTGTACCGTGAATGTCCCACAGTGCAAAGAGATGTTGTCCCTATTCTTACCATTGacagaagctactgttgctaaAATATTTGGAACAGTTGTTCGCACTAGTGCTGGGCTTGATAGCTACCACCAGAATACCTACTTGACATTTTGTTCTGCTATAACTGGCAGCAGCTTGTCCGATCTTCCACATGTAGATTCGTGGAATGTTGATGTGCTCATTGAATCTATAAAGCAACTA GCTCCAGGAATCAACTGGATAAAGGTCTTTGAGAACCTTGATCATGAGGGTTTCTACATTCCGAATGAGGCTTCTTTTGCTATTCTCATGTCTATATACAGATATGCGTGTCAG GAACTGTTCCCGCTACATGCTGTTTGTGGCTCTGTATGGATGAATACTGAAGGTCAGCTATCTTTTCTCAAGCATGCTGTCTCAGCACCACCTGAAGTATTTAGCTTTGCACATTCTGGGAGACAGCTG GCTTACATAGATGCCGTGAATGATCACAAGTTCCATCCGGGACATGCGAATCATGCATGGCTATGTCTTGACCTTGTGGAGGTGTTGTGCCAGCTAGCTGAGAGGGGTCATGCAGGTTCTGTTCGATCAATGCTGGAGTATCCTCTCAAGCACTGCCCTGACATTTTGTTGCTGGGGATGGCGAGCATTAAT ACGGTATATAATCTTCTCCAATACGAAGTTTATTCAAGTGTCTTTCCTGAGCTGCTGATTAGTTCTACTGGGGCCACTGTGATCCTTCATCTCTGGCATGTCAATCCTAGCCTTCTGCTGCGTGGATTTATGGATGCATTTAGCATGGACTCGAGTAATATGATTAGAGTTTTGGAGTTGTGCCATGAGCTAAAG ATTCTATCACTGGTATTGGAGATggttcctttttcttttggtatCAGGATGGCTGCACTTGCTTCTAGAAAAGAACTTGTAGACCTGGAAAAATGGCTGAATACCAACTTAGTTACATATAAAGATACCCTTTTCGAG GAGTGCCTCAAGTTCATAAAAGAGGTCCAAATTAGCACTCAGGATACGCCACCCACCCGTTTTGATCAATCTGGTTCTCTTTGGaatatttattcagaaacaATCCCTACATTTTTAAAG GTCCTGCAAGCTAATAcgagctcaatttcttctcgcAGTCTTTGTGAAGAAATAGAGAAGCTGAATGTGACTGTTATGCATTCTAATATAAGGGTTGTTAATCCTAATGGTACTGATTCCACAACTGCTGATGGATATGCAGAAGATATTGAGACAGAGATCAACTCTTATTTTCATCAGATGTTTTCTGGCCAGTTGGCAGTTGATACAATGATTCAGATGCTTGCTCGGTACAAAGAGTCATCTGAAAAAAG GGAACAATCTATATTTGAGTGCATGATTGCAAATCTATTTGAAGAATACAAATTCTTTTCTAAGTACCCTGAAAGGCAGCTCAAGATTGCGGCAGTTCTTTTTG GATCACTTATTAAACACCAACTTGTCACCCATCTCACGCTTGGCATCGCTTTGCGTGCTGTTCTGGATGCATTACGCAAGCCTGCAGATTCAAAA ATGTTTGTTTTTGGCACCAAAGCTCTGGAACAGTTTGTTGACCGACTGATTGAGTGGCCCCAGTATTGCAATCATATTTTGCAAATATCTCATTTACGTGGTACTCATTCAGAGCTTGTTGCATTCATTGAACGAGCACTTGCCAGAATCTCATCAAGCCATTCAGAGTCAGATTTGGGCCATGTTGCTGCTGTCGATCAACACCACAATCCTATTTCTGCAGCACATGCCGAG GGCCCCTCGTTCCCTTCTACTGGATCTAGTAGCATGCAAATAGCATCCTCTTCTTCTGTCCAGCTTCAACAGAGGCAGCAGGGTTCCTTAGAAGAGCGCAATAAAGCTTCTCCGCCGTTGTCCAGCTACATGAAACCAGCTTTATCATCTTCAACTAATGCTTCAGTTACCTCTAGTGATACATCTAGTACATTAAAG AGTACAGCTAATCCTGTATTGTCTTCAACCACTGGTTTTCTTCGTACCACCCGCTCGACTACTTCAGCAC GGTTTGGCTCTGCTTTGAATATTGAAACACTTGTTGCTGCTGCAGAGCGAAGGGAAACTCCAATTCAG GCCCCAGCATCAGAAATTCAGGACAAAATATCATTTATCATAAATAACCTATCTCCAGCTAATGCGGAAACTAAAGCAAGAGAATTTTCCGAGTTCTTCCAAGAGCAATATTATCCTTGGTTTGCCCAATATCTGGTGATGAAAAG AGCAAGCATTGAACCAAATTTTCATGACTTGTACTTGAAGTTCTTGGACAAAGTTAATTCAAAGCCTTTGAACAAAGAAATTGTTCAAGCTACATATGAAAACTGCAAG GTATTGTTGGGATCTGAACTCATCAAATCAAGTTCTGAGGAGCGTTCACTGTTAAAGAATCTTGGAAGCTGGCTTGGGAAGATTACAATAGGCAGGAATCAAGTATTGCGGGCGCGAGAGATTGATCCTAAGTCTTTAATTATAGAG GCTTACGAGAAGGGTTTGATGATTGCTTTAATTCCATTTACCTCAAAG ATATTGGAACCATGTCACAACAGTCTAGCTTATCAACCACCCAATCCTTGGACTATGGGTATTCTTGCATTACTAACTGAGATTTATGCAATGCCAAATTTGAAAATGAACCTTAAGTTTGACATTGAG GTTCTATTTAAAAACCTTGCTGTGGATATGAAAGATGTCACTCCTAGTTCTCTTCTCAAGGACAGACCAAGAGAAACAGAAGGAAATCCTGATTTTTCCAACAAAGATGTTGCACCATCTCAGGCATCGATAGTTGGTGATGTTAAACCTGGTGTGTCGTCTACTCTTAATCAAGTTGAGCTGCCACATGATGTTGCTAGTCCCGCCCATCCTACTGCACATTCTCACTTATTATCCCAG TATGCTGCTTCTGTTCATCTTTCTGCGCCTACATTGGAGGACGATAAGGTGGCTCCTTTCGTCTTATCTGATCAGCTCCCTTCTGCTCAAGGACTTCTACAAGTGCAATCTCCCTTCACTGTTAGCCAG CTTCCGACACCAGCTTCTAATATTGAACAGCAAGTGGTAGTCAACCCCAAATTGCATACTCTGGGTCTGCAGCGACATTTTCAGAG TGTACTCCCTGCTGTCATGGATCGGTCTATCAAAGAAATTGTATCCAGCATTGTGCAGCGTAGTGTTTCTATTGCAACTCAGACAACCAAAGAGCTAGTGCTAAAG GATTATGCTATGGAATCAGACGAGACTCGAATTCGTAATGCTGCACACTTAATGGTGGCAAGTTTGGCTGGAAGCCTCGCCCATGTGACATGCAAG GAACCTCTTCGCGCTTCAATTATAAGTCACTTGAGAAGCTCAGTTCAGGGGTTGACTCTTGCAAACGAACTTCTTGAACAAGCTGTACAGCTTGTTGCTAATGATAACCTTGACCTGGGATGTGCTCACATTGAACAAGCTGCGACAGAGAAG GCTATACAGACTATTGATGGGGAAATAGCACAACAATTATCTATAAGAAGGAAGCAAAGGGAGGGTGTTGGTCCTGCATTTTTTGATACAAGCCTGTATACTCAAGGTCACATGGGGGTTTTACCCGAGGCCCTCCGACCGAAACCTGGGCGTCTTTCGCACTCGCAACAGAGAGTGTACGAG GATTTTGTCCGGTTACCCTGGCAAAATCAATCTAGTCAAACCTCAAATATTTCTCCAGTGGGTCCTTCAACATCCGTCAGTAGTGCCCTTTCTCAGGCATATGGTTCAGCATCTGGTCAACTAAATTCTGGTCCCTATTCAACCCTTGGAAACACAGGAATGGGTTCTGTTGCACATTCCCTTGATCTTGGCTCTGAAGAACTGGATGCTGGTCCACCGAAACAACTTAG TGTTTCCACAATGCCTTCTGGGTTGGCTGAAGGTGTAGTTCAACAAAATTTTGAGAGTGATGCTATCCCTGTTTCTTATCCTTCTGCTTCGGCATCTGAGTTGCAGTCTGCAGAACCAACAATTGTTTCAAAA GAATCTGGAGCATCTGTGCAGGCATTGCCTTCTACATCCACAAGTGAGCGACTTGGAAGCAGCATCTCAGAACCATCATTGACTACAGGCGACGCGCTGGACAAGTATCAGCTTGTTTCAGAGAAG CTTGAAAGTTTAGTCACTATTGATGGTACAGAAGCTGATATTCAG GCAATTGTTTCTGAGGTTCCCGGGATCATTCTAAGGTGTATAAGTCGAGATGAGGCTGCATTGGCAGTAGCTCAGAAG GTTTTTAAAGGGCTATATGAAAATGAGTCGAACAATGCACATGTTGGTGCACACCTTGCAATTCTCTCTGCCATTCGTGATGTTAGCAAGCTTGTTGTCAAGGAGCTGACTAGTTGG GTAATCTACTCTGACGAGGACCGGAAATTCAACATAGATATTACTGTTGGCCTTATTCGAAGCGACCTGCTCAATCTTGCAGAGTATAATGTTCATATGGCGAAGCTTCTTGATGCAGGAAGGAATA AAGCTGCCACAGACTTTGCAGTGTCCCTCATTCAAACTCTAGTGATGAGCAATTCAAAAGTCATATCTGAATTACATCATCTTGTTGATGCACTTGCTAAG CTTGCAGCACGGCCTGGATCTCCCGAGTCATTACAACAGCTTGTGGAGATTGCTAGGAATCCTTCTGCCAGTGCTGCTTCTTTATCAGGTCTTGCTGTCGGGAAAGACGATAACCTGAGACACTCTAGAGACAGAAAG CAAACTACTGGTCTCTCTGCAGCAAGCCGGGAAGAGTACAATCTCTTGGACTCTGTGGAACCAGATCCAGTTGGATTCCGCAATCAG GTCTCAATGCTGTTTGCAGAATGGTATCAGATATGTGAACTTCCTGGGGCAAAGGATGCAGCTTCTGCTCACTTTGTCTTACAGTTGCTGCAAAGTGGGCTGCTGAAAGGGGATGATATGCTGGATAAATTTTTCCGCCTTCTTATG GAACTCTCTGTGTCTCACTGTCTACAATCACATCAACAAACCCAGCCACTGTCTTTCCTTGCTATTGACATATATGCAGCACTCGTCTTTTCGATACTCAAG TTCTTTCCGGCAGACCAGGGATCAAGTAAACTATCTCTGCTGTCCAAG GTTCTGGCGGTTACTGTGAGAACTATTCACAAAGATGCTGAGGAGAAAAAAACATCTTTCAATCCTAGACCTTATTTTAGGCTGTTCATCAACTGGCTGCTTGACCTGACTACCTTGGAGCCAGTGACTGATGGTGCAAACTTACAG GTTTTGATAGCACTTGCCAATGCATTCCATGCACTGCAACCACTTAAAATTCCTGCATTCAG CTATGCTTGGCTTGAGCTTGTGAGTCATAGAAGTTTCATGCCGAAGTTGCTGACTGGGAATCCTCAGAAGGGTTGGCCTTTTTTCCAGCGTTTGCTGGTAGATTTATTCCAGTTTTTGGAGCCATTCCTGAGGAATGCGGAACTCGGAGAGCCG GTTCATTTTCTGTATAAAGGTTCGCTGAGGGTATTGTTAGTGCTGCTTCATGATTTTCCAGAATTTCTCTGTGACTATCATTTCAGCTTCTGTGATGTTATTCCTCCCAGTTGCATACAAATGCGAAATATAATCCTCAGCGCATTTCCTCGCAACATGAGGCTGCCAGATCCTTCCACTCCCAACTTAAAG ATTGATCTGTTGGCGGAGATCACTCAGGCCCCACGTATACTCTCGGAGGTTGATGCTGCTCTGAGAGCGAAGCAGATTAAGAGTGATGTTGATGAATTCCTGAAG accAAGCAACAAGGGTCTTCTTTTCTTTCTGAGCTGAAGCAAAAACTGCTGCTACCACCAAGTGATGCCGCTCGAGCTGGAACTCGGTACAATGTACCTCTGATGAACTCCCTTGTACTTTATGTTGGAATGCAG